ACTTTAACGTTCTTGATGTAACGGTCTTCAGGTCCTTTTACAGGTAATCCGACCGAGACATGATCCTGAATATAATCGATATTGTCCTGGGAGATAACCTCACCAGGCAAGAGGATCGGAATTCCAGGAGGATAGACATATATGAATTCGGCAATAATTCGGCCAGCTGAATCCGCGAACGGAACCACCTCGGTATCAGCATAGAAGGCGTCACGAGGAATAAGCGATAATTGCGGAATTTCCGGTATTTTAACGATCAGTTCGTTGGCGTTGCCTTCTTTATAATACAAACTGGACAGCTCTCGTAGAGCGGTTAGTAACGTATCCACTGTCTCCTGATTATCTCCAGGCGTGATCAGACACAGAATATTGTACATATCGCTGAGCTCGACTTCGATCTTGTAATGTTCTCTGAGCCAGTTCTCCGTCTCGTAGCCGGTGATGCCCAAATGGCGGACATGAATCGTCACCTTGGTAGGATCGAGATCGTAGGTGGCTTCGCTGCCGAGGATTTCACGACCGAAGCTGTACAAGCCTTCAATGTCGTTCACGCTGCGGCGAACATAATCAGCTAATCGAATCGATTCCTCGGCCAATTCATGGCCATGAAGAGCCAGAGTTCTTCGCGCAGTGTCCAGTGAGGCCAGCAGCACGTAAGAAGTGGAGGTCGTCGTCAGCATACTCATAATCGTCTGGACACGCTGAGGATTCACATAGCCATTCTTCGTATTCAGATTGAGCACAGAGCTCTGCGTCATTGAACCGCCCAGCTTGTGAACGCTGGTTGCCGCCATATCCGCTCCAGCTTGCATCGCAGACATAGGCAGATTTTCATGGAAATGAATATGAACGCCATGCGCTTCATCCACAAGTACAGGAACATGATAGCTATGAGCCAGGTCAACAATTTCCTTCAGATGAGCGCAGACCCCATAGTAGGTCGGATTGATAACCAATACCGCCTTGGCGTCAGGGTGCTTCTGCAGCGCTCTGCGTACCGAAGAGGTCGTAATTCCGTGATCGATTCCGAGATTGGCATCCTGAGCCGGGGATACGAAGACAG
The window above is part of the Paenibacillus lutimineralis genome. Proteins encoded here:
- a CDS encoding aminotransferase class I/II-fold pyridoxal phosphate-dependent enzyme, producing the protein MDHQRTPLFTALKQHAATNPVQFHIPGHKKGQGMDKEFHDFIGDNALSIDLINIAPLDDLHQPSGVIEEAQNLAADAFGADYTFFSVQGTSGAIMTMILSVCSPGDKIIVPRNIHKSIMSAIIFSGAKPVFVSPAQDANLGIDHGITTSSVRRALQKHPDAKAVLVINPTYYGVCAHLKEIVDLAHSYHVPVLVDEAHGVHIHFHENLPMSAMQAGADMAATSVHKLGGSMTQSSVLNLNTKNGYVNPQRVQTIMSMLTTTSTSYVLLASLDTARRTLALHGHELAEESIRLADYVRRSVNDIEGLYSFGREILGSEATYDLDPTKVTIHVRHLGITGYETENWLREHYKIEVELSDMYNILCLITPGDNQETVDTLLTALRELSSLYYKEGNANELIVKIPEIPQLSLIPRDAFYADTEVVPFADSAGRIIAEFIYVYPPGIPILLPGEVISQDNIDYIQDHVSVGLPVKGPEDRYIKNVKVIVEADPIF